A genomic region of Streptosporangium lutulentum contains the following coding sequences:
- the purN gene encoding phosphoribosylglycinamide formyltransferase, protein MSSQAVRLVVLVSGSGTNLQALLDAVADENYGARIVAVGADRDGIEGLARARRADVPIFVEKLGDHPTREAWDRELAARIAEYKPDLVVCAGFMKILGAPTLNSFPVLNTHPALLPAFPGAHGVRDALSYGVRITGCTVMLADAGVDTGPIIAQEAVPVLDGDDEETLHRRIKGVERSLLVETVGRMAREGWTVTGRNVRLGRSG, encoded by the coding sequence GTGTCATCTCAGGCCGTTCGGCTTGTGGTCCTCGTATCCGGTTCTGGAACCAACCTACAGGCCTTGTTGGACGCTGTGGCAGACGAAAATTACGGCGCCCGGATCGTGGCGGTAGGTGCGGATCGCGACGGCATCGAAGGTCTGGCCCGCGCGCGGCGCGCCGATGTGCCGATCTTCGTGGAGAAACTCGGCGACCACCCCACCCGTGAGGCGTGGGATCGGGAGCTCGCCGCCCGGATCGCGGAGTACAAACCCGATCTTGTGGTCTGCGCGGGTTTCATGAAGATCCTCGGTGCGCCCACCCTGAACTCCTTCCCGGTGCTCAACACCCACCCCGCGCTGCTGCCCGCCTTCCCCGGCGCGCACGGGGTCCGCGACGCCCTCTCGTACGGCGTGCGGATCACCGGCTGCACGGTGATGCTCGCCGACGCCGGGGTCGACACAGGGCCGATCATCGCCCAGGAGGCGGTGCCCGTGCTCGACGGCGACGACGAGGAGACCCTGCACCGGCGCATCAAGGGCGTCGAGCGGAGCCTGCTGGTCGAGACCGTCGGCCGGATGGCCCGCGAGGGCTGGACCGTCACGGGCCGGAACGTCCGCCTCGGACGGTCCGGCTAG